In the Plodia interpunctella isolate USDA-ARS_2022_Savannah chromosome 6, ilPloInte3.2, whole genome shotgun sequence genome, one interval contains:
- the LOC128670971 gene encoding transcription factor Adf-1-like, with amino-acid sequence MSVVWGNDTVLLLIELYESRDLLWDTSHRDYRNKIKKNDAWEDIAKALKLPRKEIEAKVHTLRSQFVRERKKVKSSKTTGSGREDVKSSAWFAYDAMKFLLKGATTSGSLDTLDTNSPQSQNTISSPDEDVVLQSQSTVPEFQSPHQLESQSTIDQAEQPTTPAPTPSSSRPTRKRSHPNEDRLEEAYEVLHAAKNRMMSRDEFDVYGQYVGTELRALNDEHSVIMAKYYINNILLDARLGKYRTIYNNQSQPVVQQGYSTASSDISPEPSEEHIIQDILETMDSSNTNSIDGTNTN; translated from the exons ATGTCTGTTGTGTGGGGAAATGATACCGTGCTTTTGCTTATTGAGCTTTACGAAAGTCGTGacttgttatgggatacttcACACCGTGactatcgaaataaaataaagaaaaatgatgCATGGGAGGATATTGCCAAGGCGCTTAAATTGCCTAGAAAAGAAATAGAAGCCAAAGTACATACCCTGCGTTCGCAATTTGTCCGAGAAAGGAAGAAAGTGAAATCgtcaaaaactactggcaGTGGACGAGAGGACGTGAAGTCCAGTGCATGGTTTGCGTATGATGCAATGAAATTTTTGCTAAAGGGAGCCACAACGTCTGGAAGCTTGGACACTTTGGACACAAAC AGTCCACAAAGCCAAAACACGATTTCGTCTCCGGATGAAGATGTCGTTCTACAGTCTCAATCTACCGTTCCAGAATTTCAATCTCCTCATCAACTAGAATCGCAATCTACCATTGATCAAGCAGAGCAACCTACAACCCCTGCACCAACACCTTCATCGTCGCGACCAACTCGCAAGAGGAGCCACCCCAATGAAGATAGATTAGAGGAGGCTTATGAAGTTCTGCATGCTGCTAAAAACAGAATGATGTCCCGAGATGAATTCGATGTTTATGGACAGTACGTAGGAACTGAGTTACGTGCATTAAATGACGAACACAGTGTAATTATggctaaatattatattaataatattttattagatgcaCGCTTAGGAAAATAccgtacaatttataataatcaaagcCAGCCAGTTGTTCAACAGGGCTATAGCACTGCATCCAGTGATATTAGCCCCGAGCCTTCTGAAGAGCATATTATACAAGATATACTTGAAACTATGGATTCCTCGAACACTAATAGCATTGATGGCActaatactaattaa
- the LOC128670969 gene encoding uncharacterized protein LOC128670969 — MEQHVAEHVAQQLRGMCRDTCRGTFCRPHFSVFIEMSPEEVVAISAAYIVIISSVLKRKRKRRWWMRNFLLQRERRVNILSDLRMSDGSFVNFTRMSSSDFETLLQMIASSIAKQDTILRNAISPHIRLAITLRYLSTGDSYASLSYTFRVSKQLIRKIVPEVCKELINKLKICVKVPATANEWKAKARSFENIWNFPHCVGSIDGKHVLIQAPSNSGSDYFNYKEQFSIVLLGIVDANYNFIYANCGAKGKSSDSGVFQETAFYKALADNQLNWPTPDPIRQDGPNMPYVLVGDSAFALTENMMKPYPGNHDVGTTRRIFNYRLSRARRIVENVFGILGVVFRIFRTPITILPCNAELVVMACIYLHNFLRRNSQSRSLYNPHGTFDSENVDHDILEGSWRREAGSVNMSNLNAMGRRYPESAMEIRNKFAEYFMSEEGRVPWQNNF; from the exons ATGGAGCAACATGTTGCGGAACATGTTGCTCAACAACTACGTGGAATGTGCCGAGATACATGTCGCGGAACATTTTGTCGACCACACTTCTCAGTGTTTATAGAAATGTCGCCCGAGGAGGTTGTGGCTATTAGTGCTGCGTACATAGTAattatatcgagtgtgttgaAACGTAAGAGAAAGAGAAGGTGGTGGATGCGGAATTTCTTATTACAACGAGAAAGAAGAGTAAATATTCTAAGTGATCTCCGAATGTCTGACGGATCGTTTGTGAATTTTACTCGCATGTCATCATCTGATTTTGAAACTTTGTTGCAAATGATCGCATCTTCCATAGCCAAACAGGATACAATATTACGAAACGCTATTAGTCCTCATATCAGACTTGCCATTACATTGAGGTACTTGTCGACTGGAGATTCTTATGCTTCTTTGTCGTACACTTTTCGAGTGTCAAAACAACTGATACGTAAAATAGTACCAGAAGTTTGTAAAgaactgataaataaattgaagataTGTGTAAAG GTCCCAGCTACTGCAAATGAATGGAAAGCCAAGGCTAGaagctttgaaaatatatggaaTTTTCCGCATTGCGTTGGATCTATAGACGGTAAACACGTTTTGATCCAAGCTCCTTCGAATTCTGGAAGTGACTATTTTAACTATAAAGAACAATTTAGTATTGTCCTATTGGGTATTGTCGAtgcaaattacaattttatctatgcAAATTGTGGTGCTAAAGGAAAATCTTCTGACAGTGGAGTATTCCAAGAGACTGCTTTTTATAAAGCTTTGGCTGATAACCAACTCAACTGGCCGACTCCAGACCCAATACGACAAGATGGGCCGAATATGCCTTACGTACTTGTAGGAGACAGCGCCTTTGCACTGACAGAAAACATGATGAAGCCATATCCCGGTAATCATGACGTGGGTACAACAAGACGCATTTTCAACTATCGACTGTCAAGAGCTAGAAGAATTGTCGAAAATGTGTTCGGTATCTTAGGTGTTGTATTTCGTATATTCCGAACTCCCATAACCATCCTACCCTGTAATGCTGAACTTGTTGTAATGGCGTGCATATACCTCCATAATTTTTTAAGGCGAAATAGTCAATCGAGATCACTGTACAACCCACATGGAACTTTTGATTCTGAAAATGTGGATCACGATATTTTAGAAGGATCTTGGCGCAGAGAAGCTGGCTCTGTTAATATGTCGAATTTAAATGCTATGGGACGACGCTACCCTGAATCTGCTATGGaaataagaaacaaatttgCTGAATATTTCATGAGTGAAGAAGGACGTGTTCCCTGgcagaataatttttaa